In the genome of Rhodamnia argentea isolate NSW1041297 chromosome 3, ASM2092103v1, whole genome shotgun sequence, one region contains:
- the LOC115754379 gene encoding uncharacterized protein LOC115754379 isoform X2: MASSSSYLSSRPSATYRRAQPPRASGAAAALHRDASADPAPTPLPLFRFVSFGLIVFLGILQFLPATHFRHPNDPHRNWFPIESFVSESSSFTPLGKYGASGRESAELVTSNYGEDGMVHIVSWMECLDLRLLAVLANSTLTSSRNPDLMYFHFFIPGGSEDKLSFYKLKVLFPNSHLEILGQENIKELIRNAMFPLKPNFEELAPFGIPMVLQSLTKFIYFSTDLVVKGTAEELISLDLQNHGIAAAEDCSKRLTDYVNPEVLDAIQRSASRPWVSDTPYEKNACIPDLNVLLIDARNLRQDFLQGVSWWTSVLNWNGSTGESNPSLFLTLYHNYSKLSSSWLSVSNKASPESTAKKMVIPYDGPKKLCSALGAGSTLQHERGDLWKRYLPPLSSQMLGR, translated from the exons ATggcgtcctcctcctcttaCCTGTCATCGAGGCCCTCCGCAACCTACCGGAGAGCTCAGCCTCCGAGGGCCAGCGGAGCCGCCGCCGCCCTCCACCGCGACGCCTCCGCGGATCCCGCTCCGACCCCACTTCCCCTTTTCCGGTTCGTCTCCTTCGGGCTCATCGTTTTCCTCGGAATCCTCCAGTTCCTGCCGGCCACACACTTTCGACACCCCAACGATCCTCACAGAAATTGGTTTCCCATCGAAAGCTTCGTGAGCGAATCTTCCTCGTTTACTCCT TTGGGCAAATATGGGGCTTCTGGTAGAGAAAGCGCCGAACTGGTAACATCAAACTATGGAGAGGATGGAATGGTGCATATTGTTTCTTGGATGGAGTGTCTGGACCTTCGGCTGCTTGCAGTCCTTGCTAATTCAACTTTGACTAGCTCAAG AAATCCAGATTTGATGTACTTTCATTTCTTTATTCCCGGTGGAAGCGAAGACAAGCTATCATTTTACAAGTTAAAGGTGTTGTTTCCAAATTCACATCTAGAAATTCTCGGGCAA GAGAATATCAAGGAACTAATTAGGAATGCCATGTTCCCTTTGAAGCCAAATTTCGAGGAATTAGCACCGTTTGGAATACCAATGGTTCTTCAGTCACTAACGAAGTTCATATATTTCTCAACGGACCTGGTAGTGAAG GGAACAGCTGAAGAACTGATTTCTCTTGACTTGCAAAATCACGGTATTGCTGCAGCAGAGGATTGCTCGAAGAGATTGACTGACTACGTGAATCCAGAAGTCTTGGATGCCATTCAGAGATCGGCTTCAAGGCCCTGGGTATCTGACACTCCATACGAAAAGAATGCTTGCATTCCCGATCTAAATGTGCTCTTAATTGACGCAAGAAATTTGAGACAAGACTTCCTTCAGGGAGTTTCATGGTGGACTTCAGTACTAAATTGGAACGGAAG CACTGGCGAGAGCAACCCCTCCTTATTTTTAACACTCTACCACAATTACTCAAAGCTTTCCTCTTCTTGGTTGTCAGTCAGCAACAAAGCGTCACCTGAAAGCACAGCAAAGAAGATGGTCATCCCTTATGATGGTCCCAAGAAACTTTGCTCGGCGCTTGGAGCTGGGTCCACTCTGCAGCATGAAAGAGGCGATCTATGGAAACGGTACCTTCCTCCGTTGTCGTCTCAAATGCTAGGACGGTAG
- the LOC115754379 gene encoding uncharacterized protein LOC115754379 isoform X1 translates to MASSSSYLSSRPSATYRRAQPPRASGAAAALHRDASADPAPTPLPLFRFVSFGLIVFLGILQFLPATHFRHPNDPHRNWFPIESFVSESSSFTPLGKYGASGRESAELVTSNYGEDGMVHIVSWMECLDLRLLAVLANSTLTSSRNPDLMYFHFFIPGGSEDKLSFYKLKVLFPNSHLEILGQENIKELIRNAMFPLKPNFEELAPFGIPMVLQSLTKFIYFSTDLVVKGTAEELISLDLQNHGIAAAEDCSKRLTDYVNPEVLDAIQRSASRPWVSDTPYEKNACIPDLNVLLIDARNLRQDFLQGVSWWTSVLNWNGSTGESNPSLFLTLYHNYSKLSSSWLSVSNKASPESTAKKMVIPYDGPKKLCSALGAGSTLQHERGDLWKRYLPPLSSQMLGR, encoded by the exons ATggcgtcctcctcctcttaCCTGTCATCGAGGCCCTCCGCAACCTACCGGAGAGCTCAGCCTCCGAGGGCCAGCGGAGCCGCCGCCGCCCTCCACCGCGACGCCTCCGCGGATCCCGCTCCGACCCCACTTCCCCTTTTCCGGTTCGTCTCCTTCGGGCTCATCGTTTTCCTCGGAATCCTCCAGTTCCTGCCGGCCACACACTTTCGACACCCCAACGATCCTCACAGAAATTGGTTTCCCATCGAAAGCTTCGTGAGCGAATCTTCCTCGTTTACTCCT TTGGGCAAATATGGGGCTTCTGGTAGAGAAAGCGCCGAACTGGTAACATCAAACTATGGAGAGGATGGAATGGTGCATATTGTTTCTTGGATGGAGTGTCTGGACCTTCGGCTGCTTGCAGTCCTTGCTAATTCAACTTTGACTAGCTCAAG AAATCCAGATTTGATGTACTTTCATTTCTTTATTCCCGGTGGAAGCGAAGACAAGCTATCATTTTACAAGTTAAAGGTGTTGTTTCCAAATTCACATCTAGAAATTCTCGG GCAGGAGAATATCAAGGAACTAATTAGGAATGCCATGTTCCCTTTGAAGCCAAATTTCGAGGAATTAGCACCGTTTGGAATACCAATGGTTCTTCAGTCACTAACGAAGTTCATATATTTCTCAACGGACCTGGTAGTGAAG GGAACAGCTGAAGAACTGATTTCTCTTGACTTGCAAAATCACGGTATTGCTGCAGCAGAGGATTGCTCGAAGAGATTGACTGACTACGTGAATCCAGAAGTCTTGGATGCCATTCAGAGATCGGCTTCAAGGCCCTGGGTATCTGACACTCCATACGAAAAGAATGCTTGCATTCCCGATCTAAATGTGCTCTTAATTGACGCAAGAAATTTGAGACAAGACTTCCTTCAGGGAGTTTCATGGTGGACTTCAGTACTAAATTGGAACGGAAG CACTGGCGAGAGCAACCCCTCCTTATTTTTAACACTCTACCACAATTACTCAAAGCTTTCCTCTTCTTGGTTGTCAGTCAGCAACAAAGCGTCACCTGAAAGCACAGCAAAGAAGATGGTCATCCCTTATGATGGTCCCAAGAAACTTTGCTCGGCGCTTGGAGCTGGGTCCACTCTGCAGCATGAAAGAGGCGATCTATGGAAACGGTACCTTCCTCCGTTGTCGTCTCAAATGCTAGGACGGTAG
- the LOC115754379 gene encoding uncharacterized protein LOC115754379 isoform X3, producing the protein MASSSSYLSSRPSATYRRAQPPRASGAAAALHRDASADPAPTPLPLFRFVSFGLIVFLGILQFLPATHFRHPNDPHRNWFPIESFVSESSSFTPLGKYGASGRESAELVTSNYGEDGMVHIVSWMECLDLRLLAVLANSTLTSSRQENIKELIRNAMFPLKPNFEELAPFGIPMVLQSLTKFIYFSTDLVVKGTAEELISLDLQNHGIAAAEDCSKRLTDYVNPEVLDAIQRSASRPWVSDTPYEKNACIPDLNVLLIDARNLRQDFLQGVSWWTSVLNWNGSTGESNPSLFLTLYHNYSKLSSSWLSVSNKASPESTAKKMVIPYDGPKKLCSALGAGSTLQHERGDLWKRYLPPLSSQMLGR; encoded by the exons ATggcgtcctcctcctcttaCCTGTCATCGAGGCCCTCCGCAACCTACCGGAGAGCTCAGCCTCCGAGGGCCAGCGGAGCCGCCGCCGCCCTCCACCGCGACGCCTCCGCGGATCCCGCTCCGACCCCACTTCCCCTTTTCCGGTTCGTCTCCTTCGGGCTCATCGTTTTCCTCGGAATCCTCCAGTTCCTGCCGGCCACACACTTTCGACACCCCAACGATCCTCACAGAAATTGGTTTCCCATCGAAAGCTTCGTGAGCGAATCTTCCTCGTTTACTCCT TTGGGCAAATATGGGGCTTCTGGTAGAGAAAGCGCCGAACTGGTAACATCAAACTATGGAGAGGATGGAATGGTGCATATTGTTTCTTGGATGGAGTGTCTGGACCTTCGGCTGCTTGCAGTCCTTGCTAATTCAACTTTGACTAGCTCAAG GCAGGAGAATATCAAGGAACTAATTAGGAATGCCATGTTCCCTTTGAAGCCAAATTTCGAGGAATTAGCACCGTTTGGAATACCAATGGTTCTTCAGTCACTAACGAAGTTCATATATTTCTCAACGGACCTGGTAGTGAAG GGAACAGCTGAAGAACTGATTTCTCTTGACTTGCAAAATCACGGTATTGCTGCAGCAGAGGATTGCTCGAAGAGATTGACTGACTACGTGAATCCAGAAGTCTTGGATGCCATTCAGAGATCGGCTTCAAGGCCCTGGGTATCTGACACTCCATACGAAAAGAATGCTTGCATTCCCGATCTAAATGTGCTCTTAATTGACGCAAGAAATTTGAGACAAGACTTCCTTCAGGGAGTTTCATGGTGGACTTCAGTACTAAATTGGAACGGAAG CACTGGCGAGAGCAACCCCTCCTTATTTTTAACACTCTACCACAATTACTCAAAGCTTTCCTCTTCTTGGTTGTCAGTCAGCAACAAAGCGTCACCTGAAAGCACAGCAAAGAAGATGGTCATCCCTTATGATGGTCCCAAGAAACTTTGCTCGGCGCTTGGAGCTGGGTCCACTCTGCAGCATGAAAGAGGCGATCTATGGAAACGGTACCTTCCTCCGTTGTCGTCTCAAATGCTAGGACGGTAG
- the LOC115754378 gene encoding probable phospholipid-transporting ATPase 5, with amino-acid sequence MREPSGRTKRKIRWSKLYTFSCFRPPNTDPVPIENRIGRPGFSRVVFCNNPHLHRMKPHKYPTNYVSTTKYNVVTFLPRSLFEQFRRVANLYFLLAAVLSLTSLAPFTPPSLIVPLVFVVGISMLKEAVEDWHRFLQDLEVNSRVVKTHIGDGVFVEKAWQQVSVGDIVKVQKDQYFPGDLLLLSSSYEDGVCYVETMNLDGETNLKAKRCVEATLGLNEDATMNRFEASIYCEDPNPNLYSFMGNLEFENESHPLSTAQVLLRDSKLRNTEYIYGVVIFTGPDTKTVRNSMKSPSKRSRIERKMDRVIYVLFSMLILISLVTSMASAVLVSSQMTSWWYLRLQDKDLFFSPSKPVLSAIMQFIRALVLYGYLIPISLYVSIEVVKVLQAVLINNDIQMFDEATCQSVRARTSNLNEELGQVSIILSDKTGTLTCNQMEFRKCSIAGVSYGGDLNEVDLAASRRMNSDMVAYRSSVDESDAMSQGIEICEFPEDDIGNQMGYVGAPEYLESLNLKNQKISDVHRESSIKGFNFQDDRLMDGQWTRYSNVYHMTMFFKVMALCHTGIPIEDDRADKLKFEAESPEEVAFLIAAQEFGIQFCKRTQSVMVLKELDRDSGSVLEREYKLLNLLEFSSSRKRMSVIVSTQDGQIILLCKGADSIIFERLADDGKSYEEATSSHLLCYAEDGFRALAFAYRTIERAEYEHWDSVFTKAKTTVGPERDELLESASEMIEKDLILLGAAAIEDKLQKGVPECIDKLAQAGLKIWLLTGDKKETAINIGFACSLLRQDMAQFHLSSVKDSGCGNQSEAILAAKKALVSQIESFSQGIQVENKKHMPFALVVDGQALEIALRSDVKDQFLRLAVECSSVICCRVSPKQKALITRLVKEFTGKTTLAIGDGANDVGMIQEADIGVGISGMEGMQAVMASDFSLPQFRFLERLLIVHGHWCYKRISKMILYFIYKNIVFGLTLFYYEFYTSFSGQVLYDDWYMTAFNVLLTSLPVISLGVLEQDVPSDVCHQFPALYQQGQRGICFSWKRIISWIINGAIASLIIFLSTIHALSSAAFSEKGNVADIAHLGTITYTCVIWTVNCQIALVISHFTWIQHLFIWGSILLWYIFLLAYGALPPSYSNTGFHVLTEAIGRAPSFWIITLLVVVASLLPYFVYMALQRTFYPMDDHVIQEMKHCKKDVFDKQMWLREQRNSKRTTQVGFSARVDAKTHHLKEAMQQSGASIYRSFTNSPIYKTLRSSPLFQ; translated from the exons ATGAGGGAGCCGAGTGGAAGAACAAAGAGGAAGATACGATGGAGTAAGCTGTACACGTTCTCGTGCTTCCGGCCCCCCAATACTGATCCAGTTCCCATCGAAAACCGTATAGGACGGCCAGGATTCTCGCGGGTTGTTTTCTGCAACAATCCTCATCTGCATAGGATGAAACCTCACAAGTACCCAACCAATTATGTATCCACGACCAAGTACAATGTGGTGACGTTCCTCCCAAGGTCGCTCTTCGAGCAGTTTCGAAGGGTGGCCAATCTTTATTTCCTGCTGGCAGCAGTACTGTCCCTCACCTCATTGGCTCCTTTCACTCCGCCGAGTCTGATCGTCCCTCTCGTTTTTGTGGTTGGGATCAGCATGCTCAAGGAGGCGGTAGAAGATTGGCACAGGTTCTTACAG GATTTGGAAGTGAACTCTCGTGTCGTGAAAACTCACATAGGGGATGGTGTATTTGTCGAAAAAGCGTGGCAACAGGTCTCGGTCGGCGATATTGTAAAAGTACAGAAGGATCAGTATTTTCCCGGTGACCTCCTTTTACTCTCTTCAAGCTATGAGGACGGCGTTTGTTATGTCGAGACTATGAATCTCGATGGGGAAACCAATCTGAAAGCTAAGAGATGCGTAGAAGCCACTCTCGGTTTAAATGAGGATGCCACCATGAATAGATTCGAAGCTTCCATTTACTGTGAGGACCCGAATCCGAATTTGTATTCCTTCATGGGAAACTTGGAATTTGAGAATGAATCGCATCCTTTGAGCACTGCACAAGTGCTTCTGAGAGATTCCAAACTTCGGAACACCGAGTATATATATGGAGTTGTCATTTTCACCGGACCTGACACAAAGACAGTAAGGAACTCCATGAAGTCGCCCTCTAAGCGTAGCCGGATTGAGAGGAAGATGGATCGTGTCATCTACGTTCTTTTCTCAATGCTCATTTTGATTTCACTGGTGACATCTATGGCTTCTGCAGTGCTTGTGAGTTCCCAGATGACAAGTTGGTGGTACCTCCGTTTACAAGACAAAGATCTATTCTTTAGTCCGTCAAAACCGGTATTGTCGGCAATTATGCAATTCATAAGGGCTCTGGTGTTGTATGGCTATTTGATTCCTATTTCTCTCTATGTGTCCATTGAAGTGGTCAAAGTACTTCAAGCTGTCCTCATTAACAATGATATACAAATGTTCGATGAAGCGACATGCCAGTCAGTCCGAGCCCGCACTTCGAATTTGAACGAGGAGCTCGGTCAGGTATCAATCATCTTATCAGATAAAACGGGGACTTTGACCTGTAACCAGATGGAATTTAGGAAATGCTCCATTGCAGGAGTCTCGTATGGCGGGGACTTGAACGAAGTGGATCTAGCTGCTTCTCGAAGGATGAATTCTGATATGGTTGCATACAGGTCTAGTGTCGACGAATCTGATGCAATGAGCCAAGGCATCGAGATCTGTGAATTCCCTGAGGACGACATTGGCAATCAGATGGGTTATGTAGGTGCTCCAGAATATTTAGAGAGTCTGAActtgaaaaaccaaaaaatttcgGATGTTCACAGAGAATCTTCCATTAAGGGTTTTAACTTCCAGGATGACAGGCTGATGGATGGGCAATGGACTCGGTATTCCAACGTGTACCACATGACAATGTTCTTCAAAGTGATGGCTCTGTGTCACACCGGCATACCCATTGAAGACGATCGAGCTGACAAGTTGAAGTTTGAGGCAGAGTCGCCGGAGGAAGTTGCTTTCTTGATCGCCGCTCAGGAATTCGGCATACAGTTCTGCAAGAGGACACAATCAGTAATGGTTCTCAAGGAGCTCGACCGAGACTCAGGAAGTGTCCTGGAAAG GGAGTACAAGCTTTTGAACCTGTTGGAGTTCAGTAGTTCTCGCAAGCGGATGTCCGTGATTGTGAGCACCCAAGACGGTCAAATCATACTCTTGTGCAAAGGAGCGGACAG CATCATTTTTGAGAGGCTCGCCGACGATGGCAAGTCGTACGAGGAGGCGACTAGTTCGCACCTTTTGTGTTATGCTGAAGATGGCTTTCGAGCGCTGGCCTTCGCGTACCGTACTATCGAAAGGGCCGAGTATGAACACTGGGACTCGGTATTCACGAAAGCCAAGACCACTGTGGGTCCTGAAAGGGATGAATTGCTGGAGAGTGCGTCTGAAATGATCGAGAAGGACTTGATTCTGTTGGGGGCTGCTGCCATCGAGGACAAGTTACAGAAAGGG GTTCCGGAATGCATAGATAAACTCGCTCAAGCAGGCTTGAAGATTTGGCTGCTTACAGGTGACAAGAAGGAGACTGCAATCAATATAGG ATTTGCGTGCAGCTTGCTTCGACAAGATATGGCGCAGTTTCATTTGAGTTCTGTCAAGGACTCAGGATGCGGCAACCAATCAGAGGCGATACTT GCGGCAAAAAAGGCCCTAGTAAGCCAAATCGAAAGCTTTTCGCAAGGAATACAGGTCGAGAACAAGAAGCATATGCCCTTTGCTCTGGTGGTTGATGGGCAGGCCCTCGAGATTGCTTTGAGAAGCGATGTGAAGGATCAATTCTTACGGTTGGCTGTCGAGTGTTCTTCTGTCATATGCTGCCGCGTGTCGCCGAAACAGAAGGCCCTC ATTACCAGATTGGTGAAAGAGTTCACGGGCAAGACTACCCTGGCAATAGGAGATGGTGCAAACGATGTCGGCATGATTCAAGAAGCTGACATCGGAGTCGGCATTAGTGGCATGGAAGGCATGCAG GCCGTCATGGCTAGCGACTTCTCGTTGCCTCAATTCCGGTTCCTTGAGCGACTCCTGATCGTGCACGGACATTGGTGTTACAAGAGAATCTCCAAGATG ATCCTGTACTTCATATACAAGAATATCGTGTTCGGCTTGACATTATTCTACTATGAGTTCTACACGTCATTCTCCGGCCAGGTACTATATGACGATTGGTACATGACGGCATTCAACGTCCTGTTGACATCTTTGCCGGTCATATCCTTGGGAGTTCTTGAGCAGGACGTTCCATCAGATGTGTGTCATCAG TTTCCGGCACTCTATCAACAGGGTCAAAGAGGTATATGCTTCTCTTGGAAGCGAATCATCAGTTGGATAATAAATGGCgcgattgcttccttgatcATCTTCCTCTCAACCATACACGCACTCTCCTCAGCCGCCTTCTCAGAGAAGGGCAATGTCGCCGACATAGCACACCTAGGCACGATCACATACACATGCGTGATATGGACAGTGAATTGCCAAATCGCCCTCGTAATCAGTCACTTCACTTGGATCCAGCACCTGTTCATCTGGGGAAGCATATTGCTGTGGTACATTTTTCTGCTCGCCTATGGCGCGCTCCCTCCCTCCTACTCTAATACCGGATTTCACGTGCTGACTGAGGCCATCGGACGAGCTCCGAGCTTTTGGATCATCACGCTGCTTGTTGTCGTCGCATCGCTGCTCCCCTACTTCGTTTACATGGCCCTGCAAAGGACATTCTACCCCATGGACGACCATGTGATCCAGGAGATGAAGCACTGCAAGAAGGACGTGTTCGACAAGCAGATGTGGTTGAGAGAGCAGCGGAACTCGAAGAGGACGACGCAAGTCGGGTTCTCAGCCAGAGTCGATGCGAAAACGCATCATCTGAAGGAAGCTATGCAGCAGAGTGGAGCATCAATCTACAGGTCATTCACCAACAGCCCCATCTACAAGACACTGAGAAGTAGCCCATTGTTCCAATAG